The following nucleotide sequence is from Streptomyces pactum.
CACGGCCGGCACCGAGCTGGCCAGGACCACCGACATCCCCGAGGGCGGCGGCAAGGTCTTCGCCGACCGGCGGGTGGTGGTCACCCAGCCGACCCGGGGCGAGTTCCGGGCCTTCTCCGCGATCTGCACCCATCAGCGGTGCACGGTCTCCAGCGTCTCCGGCGGCACGGTGAACTGCCCCTGTCACGGCAGCCGCTTCGCCATCACCGACGGCGGGGTGCGCGGCGGTCCCGCGCGCCGGCCGCTGCCGCCCCGGGAGATCACCGTGGAGAACGGCACCATCCGCCTCGCCTGACCGGGCCACCGGCCCGCCCGGTCGCCCGTCGCCCGTCGCCCGTCGCCCGCCGGGCGGCCGGGGCCCGTCCGCGAGCCCGGACGCGTCCGCCGCCGGGCTGCTGACCGCCGGGGTCCGGCTCGGGACCCGCCCCCGGCGGCCGACCGCAGCCCGTACGGGGACGGCGGCGCGCGGCCGGGGCCGGCGCTCCGCGAGCCCGGGCACGTTCCCCTCGGCCACCGCGGCCGGCGGGCGGCCGGCCCGTGCGGCCGTTGGGACGCGCCCACTGCCGGGCCGCGGCACGGGGCCCGGCCCGGTGCCATGACCGGGCGGCCGGCCCGGTGCGGCGTTCGGGTGCGGGGGTCGGCCGGCCCGGCGCGGGCGTCCGCTCAACGCGGGGTGCCCGCTGGGGCCACTCGGCACGTCCCCGGCGAGGCCCGCTCGACACGCGCCCCCGGCACGATCCCCCGGTGCGGGGCCCAGCCGGCGGAGGTGACCGCACGGCGTGTGCCGGGGCGGCCGGTGGCCCCGGCACGGTGCGGGCGCCCGGCGGCGACGGGCGCCCGCGCACCGTGCGGGCCCGGGAGGCCACGGGCGGCCGGCGGCCCGTGGCCCCGGGCGTCGGCGGTCTCAGGCGCCGAGCGGGGTGCCCGCCGCCCGCAGCGCCTCCACCGCCGCCCGGATGGAGGGCCTGCGGTCGGCGTCGGCGCGCCAGATGGCATAAATATGGCGCCGCATGCTGTGCCGTACCGGCACCACCCGCACCTGGTCGGGGACGGGTCCGCGGCCCAGTCGGGGGGCGACGGCGACACCGAGGCCGGCGGCGATCAGCGCCATCTGGGTGGCGTGCTCCTCGGCGGTGTGCGAGATGCGCGGCTCGATGCCCTTGCCGCGCAGGGTGAACATCAGCCAGTCGTAGCAGAACCCGTTGGGCCAGGAGATCCACTCGTCGGCGGCGAAGTCCTCCAGATCCACCTCGTCCCGGTCGGCGAGCGGGTGGTCGGCGGGGATCGCCACGTCCGCCGGGTCGTCCATCAGCGCGGCCTTGACCAGGCCGCCGGGCATCGGCAGCGGCTTGTTGTACCAGTCGAGCACCACGGCGAGGTCGATGTCGCCGCGCACCACGCTCGGCACCGACGCGTCCGGCTCCATCTCCAGCAGCCGGGTGCGCAGTTGCGGGTGCTCGGCGCGGAGCGTGGTGAGGGCCTGCGGCAGCAGGCCCCGGGCGGCGGTCGGGAAGGCGCCGAGCAGCAGCTCGCCGACCGCCTGTCCGCGCTGTGCCTCCAGATCGGACTGGGCGAGCTCGACCTGCGACAGGATGCGGGCGGCGTGGTCGGCGAGGAGGCGTCCGGCGTCGGTGAGCCGTACCCCGCGCCCGTTCTTGGCCAGCAGCTGCTGGCCGGTCTCGCGTTCGAGCTTCGACAGCTGCTGGGAGACGGCGGAGGTGGTGACGTGCAGTCCGTCCGCGGCACCGCTCACCGAGCCGTGGCGGGCCACGGCGTGCAGGGTGCGCAGGCGATCCAGGTTCAACATGTAAGGAATGCTACGCGAAATGCCGCACGGAATTTCGCTTGTCCTACGAGATCCGCCCCGCCATGGTGATGTCCATGACCTCTGCCGCCCGGGCCGCCGATCCCACCGGTTCCGCCGCTCCCCCGCCTCCCCCGCCCCCCGCCGGACCGTGGTGCCCCCGGGCCCCGTGACACCGCCGTCCGGCCGCTGCTCGACTGGCGGCTGCGCTTCGGCGCGCTGGCCCTCATCTGGGGTTTCAGCTTCCTGTTCATCAAGGTCGGCACCGAGGCGTTCGCCCCGCTGTACGTGACCCTGGGCCGGATGGTGTTCGGCACCGCGGTGCTGGCCGGGGTGCTGCTGGCCCGGCGGGAGCGGCTGCCGCGCGAACGCCGGGTCTGGGGTCACCTGGCGGTGGCCGGGTTCTTCCTCAACGCCCTGCCGTTCTCCCTCTTCGCCTATGCCGAGCTGACCATCTCCTCGACGCTGGCAGGGATCTGCAACGCGACCTCCCCACTGTGGGGCATGGTGCTCGCGGTGGTGGCCGTCTCCGAGGACCGGCCGAACCGGCAGCGGGTGGCGGGGCTGGGACTGGGCTTCATCGGGGTGCTGATCGTGCTGGGGGCCTGGCAGGGCTTCTCCGGGCAGGACCCCGCGGGCACCGTCATGGCGCTGATCGCCTCGTTCAGCTACGCGGTCGGCTGGCTGTACGTACGCCGCACGCTGACCGGCACCGGCCACTCCCACCTGTCCATGTCCGGGGCGCAGTTGCTGCTGGGCACCCTCCAGCTCGCGGTGGTCACACCGGTGTTCGCCCCCGCCCCGGACTCGCTGCCGGTGCTGCCGCTGCTGTCGGTGATCGCGCTGGGCGCGCTCGGCACCGGGGTGGCCTTCCTGGTGCAGTACGGGCTGGTCGCCGAGGTGGGGCCGACCACCGCGATGATGGTCACCTACTTCGTGCCGGTGATCGCCACCGCGGCGGGGGTCGCCATCCTCGGTGAGCGGC
It contains:
- a CDS encoding Rieske (2Fe-2S) protein, whose amino-acid sequence is MRNPVSERKEPAAADASRRALVVAGAAGLTAALTACGGGGGDGGGTEETGSEETGGTAGTELARTTDIPEGGGKVFADRRVVVTQPTRGEFRAFSAICTHQRCTVSSVSGGTVNCPCHGSRFAITDGGVRGGPARRPLPPREITVENGTIRLA
- a CDS encoding LysR family transcriptional regulator, with product MLNLDRLRTLHAVARHGSVSGAADGLHVTTSAVSQQLSKLERETGQQLLAKNGRGVRLTDAGRLLADHAARILSQVELAQSDLEAQRGQAVGELLLGAFPTAARGLLPQALTTLRAEHPQLRTRLLEMEPDASVPSVVRGDIDLAVVLDWYNKPLPMPGGLVKAALMDDPADVAIPADHPLADRDEVDLEDFAADEWISWPNGFCYDWLMFTLRGKGIEPRISHTAEEHATQMALIAAGLGVAVAPRLGRGPVPDQVRVVPVRHSMRRHIYAIWRADADRRPSIRAAVEALRAAGTPLGA
- a CDS encoding DMT family transporter → MKVGTEAFAPLYVTLGRMVFGTAVLAGVLLARRERLPRERRVWGHLAVAGFFLNALPFSLFAYAELTISSTLAGICNATSPLWGMVLAVVAVSEDRPNRQRVAGLGLGFIGVLIVLGAWQGFSGQDPAGTVMALIASFSYAVGWLYVRRTLTGTGHSHLSMSGAQLLLGTLQLAVVTPVFAPAPDSLPVLPLLSVIALGALGTGVAFLVQYGLVAEVGPTTAMMVTYFVPVIATAAGVAILGERLSWNTPVGALVVLAGAALTQSPPRRKRTRRQPA